The following coding sequences lie in one Cannabis sativa cultivar Pink pepper isolate KNU-18-1 chromosome 5, ASM2916894v1, whole genome shotgun sequence genomic window:
- the LOC115716038 gene encoding monocopper oxidase-like protein SKU5 isoform X2, which translates to MALAGSLIPALVVINACLFVSLCFAADPTVFHDFEVSYITASPLGVPQQVIAINGKFPGPTINVTTNNNVVVNVRNKLDESLLITWAGIQQRRSSWQDGVLGTNCPIPPKWNWTYNFQVKDQIGSFFYFPSLHFQRASGGFGGFIINNRAVIPIPFDTPDGDITIMIGDWYTKNHTALRQTLDAGKDLGMPDGVLINGKGPYRYNDTLVADGIDFETIDVHPGRTYRVRVHNVGISTSLNFRIQGHNLLLAETEGSYTVQQNYTSLDIHVGQSYSFLLTTDQNASTDYYIVASARFVNESIWKRVTGVGILRYSNSKGKAKGPLPEGPKDEFDKTFSMNQARSIRWNVTASGARPNPQGSFRYGSINVTEVYVLKNKPPVTINGRRRATLNGISFVNPTTPIRLADWYKVKGDYKLDFPTRPLTGAPKMETSIINGTFRGFMEIILQNNETKMQTYHLDGYAFFVVGMDYGEWSENSRGTYNKWDGIARTTAQVYPGAWTSILVSLDNVGIWNLRTENLDSWYLGQETYIKVVNPEPTNKTELPIPDNALFCGALKKLQKPEDISFATSIIGNKSNFFLTLLMILSSAAIHIFH; encoded by the exons ATGGCTTTAGCAGGGAGCTTAATCCCAGCTCTTGTGGTCATCAATGCTTGCTTATTTGTAAGCTTGTGTTTTGCTGCGGATCCCACCGTTTTCCATGACTTTGAGGTCTCTTACATCACTGCTTCTCCTCTGGGTGTTCCTCAACAG GTCATTGCCATTAATGGAAAATTTCCTGGTCCTACCATTAACGTGACTACAAACAATAATGTTGTTGTCAATGTTCGGAACAAATTGGATGAGAGTCTTCTCATAACATG GGCTGgaattcaacaaagaaggagtTCATGGCAAGACGGAGTTTTGGGCACCAATTGCCCAATTCCCCCAAAGTGGAACTGGACATATAATTTTCAGGTCAAAGACCAGATTGGTAGTTTCTTCTACTTCCCCTCCCTCCATTTTCAGAGAGCTTCTGGAGGTTTCGGCGGCTTTATTATTAACAACCGAGCTGTAATTCCGATTCCTTTTGACACCCCAGATGGGGATATAACCATTATGATTGGCGATTGGTACACCAAAAACCACACG GCTTTGAGGCAGACCCTGGATGCAGGGAAAGATCTGGGAATGCCAGATGGAGTACTTATTAATGGAAAAGGCCCTTACAGATACAATGATACACTCGTCGCAGACGGAATTgattttgaaactattgatgTTCACCCAG GAAGAACTTATCGTGTTCGTGTCCACAATGTTGGAATCTCGACTAGTCTTAATTTCAGGATCCAAGGGCATAATCTGCTCTTAGCCGAGACAGAGGGTTCATACACAGTGCAACAGAATTATACTAGCCTGGATATACATGTTGGGCAATCTTACTCATTTTTGCTGACTACAGATCAGAATGCAAGTACGGATTACTACATAGTAGCAAGTGCTAGGTTTGTAAATGAATCTATATGGAAAAGAGTAACTGGAGTTGGCATCTTGCGCTATTCCAATTCAAAAGGCAAGGCAAAGGGCCCCCTTCCAGAGGGACCAAAAGATGAATTTGACAAAACATTTTCAATGAATCAAGCAAGATCTATCAG ATGGAACGTAACAGCCAGCGGTGCTCGCCCGAATCCACAGGGATCTTTTAGATATGGCTCTATCAATGTCACTGAAGTTTATGTGTTGAAAAACAAGCCACCAGTGACAATTAATGGGAGACGACGAGCAACTCTGAACGGAATATCATTCGTCAATCCTACCACACCCATCAGGCTTGCTGACTGGTACAAAGTGAAAGGAGACTATAAGCTTGACTTTCCAACCAGGCCACTTACAGGAGCACCTAAGATGGAAACATCAATCATTAATGGAACATTTAGAGGGTTTATGGAAATCATTCTACAAAACAATGAGACCAAGATGCAGACCTATCACTTGGATGGATATGCATTTTTTGTTGTTGG GATGGATTATGGCGAATGGTCAGAGAATAGCCGAGGCACATACAACAAGTGGGATGGAATAGCCCGTACCACAGCACAG GTTTATCCTGGAGCATGGACATCAATTCTGGTGTCTCTAGACAATGTTGGTATCTGGAACCTACGAACTGAAAATCTCGACTCGTGGTATCTTGGTCAAGAAACATATATCAAAGTTGTCAATCCAGAACCTACTAACAAGACTGAGTTACCTATACCAGACAATGCCCTCTTCTGTGGCGCTCTCAAAAAATTGCAGAA GCCAGAAGACATTTCTTTTGCAACATCAATCATAGGCAACAAATCAAACTTCTTCCTCACATTGCTGATGATTTTATCATCCGCTGCGATTCATATTTTCCACTAA
- the LOC115716038 gene encoding monocopper oxidase-like protein SKU5 isoform X1, translated as MALAGSLIPALVVINACLFVSLCFAADPTVFHDFEVSYITASPLGVPQQVIAINGKFPGPTINVTTNNNVVVNVRNKLDESLLITWAGIQQRRSSWQDGVLGTNCPIPPKWNWTYNFQVKDQIGSFFYFPSLHFQRASGGFGGFIINNRAVIPIPFDTPDGDITIMIGDWYTKNHTALRQTLDAGKDLGMPDGVLINGKGPYRYNDTLVADGIDFETIDVHPGRTYRVRVHNVGISTSLNFRIQGHNLLLAETEGSYTVQQNYTSLDIHVGQSYSFLLTTDQNASTDYYIVASARFVNESIWKRVTGVGILRYSNSKGKAKGPLPEGPKDEFDKTFSMNQARSIRWNVTASGARPNPQGSFRYGSINVTEVYVLKNKPPVTINGRRRATLNGISFVNPTTPIRLADWYKVKGDYKLDFPTRPLTGAPKMETSIINGTFRGFMEIILQNNETKMQTYHLDGYAFFVVGMDYGEWSENSRGTYNKWDGIARTTAQVYPGAWTSILVSLDNVGIWNLRTENLDSWYLGQETYIKVVNPEPTNKTELPIPDNALFCGALKKLQKYVPLYCHVKKMIKLCHSLNKEKLTYTLLLISGQKTFLLQHQS; from the exons ATGGCTTTAGCAGGGAGCTTAATCCCAGCTCTTGTGGTCATCAATGCTTGCTTATTTGTAAGCTTGTGTTTTGCTGCGGATCCCACCGTTTTCCATGACTTTGAGGTCTCTTACATCACTGCTTCTCCTCTGGGTGTTCCTCAACAG GTCATTGCCATTAATGGAAAATTTCCTGGTCCTACCATTAACGTGACTACAAACAATAATGTTGTTGTCAATGTTCGGAACAAATTGGATGAGAGTCTTCTCATAACATG GGCTGgaattcaacaaagaaggagtTCATGGCAAGACGGAGTTTTGGGCACCAATTGCCCAATTCCCCCAAAGTGGAACTGGACATATAATTTTCAGGTCAAAGACCAGATTGGTAGTTTCTTCTACTTCCCCTCCCTCCATTTTCAGAGAGCTTCTGGAGGTTTCGGCGGCTTTATTATTAACAACCGAGCTGTAATTCCGATTCCTTTTGACACCCCAGATGGGGATATAACCATTATGATTGGCGATTGGTACACCAAAAACCACACG GCTTTGAGGCAGACCCTGGATGCAGGGAAAGATCTGGGAATGCCAGATGGAGTACTTATTAATGGAAAAGGCCCTTACAGATACAATGATACACTCGTCGCAGACGGAATTgattttgaaactattgatgTTCACCCAG GAAGAACTTATCGTGTTCGTGTCCACAATGTTGGAATCTCGACTAGTCTTAATTTCAGGATCCAAGGGCATAATCTGCTCTTAGCCGAGACAGAGGGTTCATACACAGTGCAACAGAATTATACTAGCCTGGATATACATGTTGGGCAATCTTACTCATTTTTGCTGACTACAGATCAGAATGCAAGTACGGATTACTACATAGTAGCAAGTGCTAGGTTTGTAAATGAATCTATATGGAAAAGAGTAACTGGAGTTGGCATCTTGCGCTATTCCAATTCAAAAGGCAAGGCAAAGGGCCCCCTTCCAGAGGGACCAAAAGATGAATTTGACAAAACATTTTCAATGAATCAAGCAAGATCTATCAG ATGGAACGTAACAGCCAGCGGTGCTCGCCCGAATCCACAGGGATCTTTTAGATATGGCTCTATCAATGTCACTGAAGTTTATGTGTTGAAAAACAAGCCACCAGTGACAATTAATGGGAGACGACGAGCAACTCTGAACGGAATATCATTCGTCAATCCTACCACACCCATCAGGCTTGCTGACTGGTACAAAGTGAAAGGAGACTATAAGCTTGACTTTCCAACCAGGCCACTTACAGGAGCACCTAAGATGGAAACATCAATCATTAATGGAACATTTAGAGGGTTTATGGAAATCATTCTACAAAACAATGAGACCAAGATGCAGACCTATCACTTGGATGGATATGCATTTTTTGTTGTTGG GATGGATTATGGCGAATGGTCAGAGAATAGCCGAGGCACATACAACAAGTGGGATGGAATAGCCCGTACCACAGCACAG GTTTATCCTGGAGCATGGACATCAATTCTGGTGTCTCTAGACAATGTTGGTATCTGGAACCTACGAACTGAAAATCTCGACTCGTGGTATCTTGGTCAAGAAACATATATCAAAGTTGTCAATCCAGAACCTACTAACAAGACTGAGTTACCTATACCAGACAATGCCCTCTTCTGTGGCGCTCTCAAAAAATTGCAGAAGTATGTTCCCTTATACTGTCATGTTAAAAAAATGATCAAACTTTGTCACTCTCTTAACAAGGAGAAACTCACATATACTTTGTTACTCATTTCAGGCCAGAAGACATTTCTTTTGCAACATCAATCATAG